The Oxobacter pfennigii genome has a window encoding:
- a CDS encoding NRDE family protein translates to MCTILFAFKAHPKYDLIFLGNRDEFKNRPSLKVHFWESNPSILAGMDLEKGGTWTGITKSGRISFVTNYRNAMHSSLIKSRGYLTQHFLDTDATPLEYLEKIKLQRDQYGPFNLVVGTFKELWFYSNMEDKIFSLNPGVYGLSNAYLDTPWFKLKRAKNFFLNVLNTDFIVDDLFKILDDKVTPPDEELPNTGVSLEAERMLSSVYIDTPEYGTMFKTVILASSSGQVEFYEKSLDKKSNWSMTSFNFKCDLNRL, encoded by the coding sequence ATGTGCACCATACTTTTTGCATTTAAAGCTCATCCCAAATATGATTTGATTTTCCTGGGAAACAGGGATGAATTTAAAAACAGGCCTTCTTTAAAGGTACATTTTTGGGAGTCCAATCCTTCAATACTTGCAGGAATGGACTTGGAAAAGGGCGGCACATGGACGGGTATAACAAAGAGTGGCCGGATATCCTTTGTGACCAATTACCGAAATGCCATGCACAGCTCTTTAATCAAATCCAGAGGCTATTTGACACAGCATTTTTTAGATACTGATGCAACACCTTTAGAATACCTTGAAAAAATAAAGCTCCAGCGCGACCAATACGGCCCTTTCAATCTGGTGGTGGGAACATTTAAGGAATTATGGTTTTATTCAAATATGGAAGATAAAATATTTTCATTAAACCCCGGAGTTTACGGCTTAAGCAATGCTTATTTGGATACTCCCTGGTTTAAGCTTAAAAGGGCAAAGAACTTTTTTTTAAATGTGTTAAATACTGATTTTATCGTCGATGACCTTTTTAAAATCTTAGATGATAAGGTAACTCCTCCCGACGAAGAGCTTCCTAATACCGGTGTGTCCTTAGAAGCTGAGCGCATGCTGTCTTCCGTTTACATTGATACCCCCGAATACGGCACCATGTTTAAAACTGTCATCCTTGCAAGTTCGTCTGGACAAGTGGAATTTTATGAAAAGTCCCTGGACAAGAAAAGTAACTGGAGTATGACTTCTTTTAATTTCAAATGCGACTTAAACAGACTATAA